A window of the Dongshaea marina genome harbors these coding sequences:
- a CDS encoding MFS transporter, whose amino-acid sequence MSYPALCTLLIFMGLLGSAATDMYVPSLPQISQSFSAEPSSVQLSISLYLIAFAMGQLLYGPLLDRFGKRRGALRVLWLGCFGALLSAVATKLWILNLGRFLQGTGFSAISVAVPAIARDQRFARTASLLSVIFGLGPLLAPIIGGYISHLYGWQLIFTLIFCYSLLVLFALTWMKDDPSTQPNLASAGWAELRHSYHQILSHRQFVANALAKSLAFSGAMVFFSISPFVLHKQFQLNAVSYGWFTLSLSATILLAKIANSLLIGRLTLHQLNGIALIFINLAPIALLAISLPNTQSLPALLIPLALFGSGAGLLFSNTTSAMFLPFPKTWGGRVAGLAGMIQMLSAFSGTMIATCVGTDTFIPLAGVMLGLSAIAAACYYGLTRR is encoded by the coding sequence ATGTCCTATCCTGCGTTATGTACTCTATTGATCTTTATGGGGTTGCTCGGGTCAGCTGCAACCGATATGTATGTTCCCAGTCTGCCGCAAATTAGCCAATCCTTCTCGGCTGAACCCAGCTCGGTACAGCTAAGTATCAGCCTCTATCTCATCGCCTTTGCGATGGGACAACTGCTCTATGGGCCACTGCTGGACCGGTTTGGTAAAAGGCGGGGGGCGCTAAGGGTGCTGTGGCTGGGATGCTTTGGTGCCCTGCTATCGGCTGTAGCAACCAAGCTGTGGATACTAAACCTCGGACGTTTTCTCCAGGGGACTGGTTTTTCCGCAATCAGTGTCGCCGTCCCCGCTATCGCCAGAGATCAGCGCTTTGCCAGAACCGCTTCGCTACTGTCAGTTATTTTCGGCTTAGGGCCACTGCTCGCTCCTATTATTGGCGGATACATCAGCCACTTGTATGGATGGCAACTGATATTTACCCTGATCTTCTGCTACTCACTGTTGGTATTATTCGCACTCACCTGGATGAAAGATGATCCATCAACCCAGCCCAACCTCGCTAGCGCTGGTTGGGCTGAGCTGCGGCATAGTTATCATCAGATCCTCTCCCATAGGCAGTTTGTTGCCAACGCCCTCGCTAAGTCTCTGGCCTTTAGCGGTGCCATGGTGTTCTTTTCGATCAGCCCTTTTGTGCTCCATAAACAGTTTCAGTTGAACGCAGTCAGCTATGGATGGTTCACTCTTAGCCTCAGTGCAACCATACTACTGGCAAAAATTGCCAATTCATTGCTCATTGGAAGGCTCACTCTGCACCAGTTAAACGGCATAGCCCTGATTTTTATTAATCTGGCCCCGATCGCCTTGCTGGCGATAAGCCTGCCCAATACACAATCACTGCCAGCTCTGCTGATCCCTTTAGCCCTGTTTGGCTCGGGCGCAGGACTTCTGTTTTCAAACACCACCAGCGCCATGTTCCTGCCCTTTCCAAAAACATGGGGAGGAAGAGTTGCTGGTCTGGCAGGCATGATCCAGATGCTCAGCGCCTTTAGCGGAACCATGATCGCCACCTGCGTCGGTACCGATACATTTATTCCCCTGGCGGGAGTGATGCTCGGTTTGAGCGCCATTGCAGCCGCTTGCTATTACGGGCTGACCCGCAGGTAG
- a CDS encoding helix-turn-helix domain-containing protein → MWSYFHTVYFCPIFSTRHLMPFNRQPMNDIADLNNLESQISFTYQNCQADHAYKSHSHNYAHLVLIDEGIAEVKTNGQHLIAPRDNAIWVPQQTEHSCATKNVNQMCILKVSPSVQGLPDHPCVKAIPPLLKAVINHFIASGITEIWNASQLRLSEVLIEQLIQAPLMRTYLPTSCDRYLQPIIEHLNRYPGDEASLDDWAEKLFTTERTLARRFKKELNLTFSEWRQRCRFIHALDRLKRDPISIQQLAFDVGYTSPSAFIAMFRKYAGMTPEQYAKLWR, encoded by the coding sequence TTGTGGAGCTATTTTCACACAGTATACTTTTGCCCTATATTCTCAACTCGACACCTGATGCCTTTTAATAGACAACCTATGAATGACATAGCCGACCTGAATAATCTGGAGTCACAGATAAGTTTTACATACCAGAATTGTCAAGCTGATCATGCTTACAAAAGCCACTCCCATAACTACGCACATTTAGTATTGATTGATGAGGGTATTGCTGAAGTCAAAACCAATGGCCAGCACCTGATTGCACCCAGGGATAATGCGATCTGGGTTCCACAACAGACTGAGCATTCCTGTGCCACTAAAAATGTCAACCAAATGTGTATCCTTAAAGTGAGTCCCTCCGTCCAGGGCTTACCGGATCACCCATGCGTTAAGGCTATCCCTCCCCTGCTCAAAGCGGTTATCAATCATTTTATCGCATCTGGTATTACAGAGATCTGGAATGCATCTCAATTAAGATTGTCAGAGGTGTTAATCGAACAGTTGATTCAAGCCCCTTTGATGAGAACTTATCTGCCAACCAGCTGTGACCGATATCTTCAACCCATCATTGAACATTTGAATCGATACCCCGGGGATGAAGCCTCCCTTGATGATTGGGCTGAGAAGCTTTTCACCACAGAGAGGACTTTGGCCCGGCGATTTAAAAAAGAGCTCAACCTGACATTTAGTGAGTGGCGCCAAAGATGTCGGTTCATTCACGCATTGGACCGGCTCAAGCGCGATCCAATATCCATTCAGCAACTCGCCTTCGATGTCGGTTATACTTCACCTTCAGCCTTTATCGCCATGTTCCGTAAATATGCTGGAATGACGCCGGAGCAATATGCCAAATTATGGCGCTAG
- the istB gene encoding IS21-like element helper ATPase IstB, producing MTEQLKQQLRELKLSGIRDALERQHQQPGHYQELGFEERLSLLLEQELTDRSQRRIERLIKQARFRLQANLEQLDYRSDRGLHRAQIRSLAEGYWLSLGQTLILTGATGCGKTYLACALGHHFCLQGLGVRYFRFKELLEQLQLAQADGSYRKLMVQLRNTPLLILDDWGLESLNALQRSDLLELIDARHGHGATLIGSQLPLEHWHTMIGESTHADAILDRLVHGAIRVELCGESMRKITAELTDADHSG from the coding sequence ATGACAGAACAACTCAAACAGCAACTTCGGGAGCTGAAACTAAGTGGTATCCGGGATGCCCTGGAAAGGCAACATCAGCAACCCGGGCACTACCAGGAACTCGGGTTCGAAGAGCGACTCAGCCTGCTGCTGGAGCAGGAGCTGACGGATCGGTCTCAGCGGCGGATCGAGCGCCTTATCAAGCAGGCCCGATTCCGGCTGCAGGCAAATCTGGAGCAACTGGATTATCGAAGTGATCGCGGCTTGCATAGAGCCCAGATCCGCTCACTGGCAGAGGGATACTGGCTTAGCCTGGGGCAGACTCTGATCCTGACCGGGGCGACCGGGTGCGGGAAAACCTATCTGGCCTGCGCCCTGGGCCATCACTTCTGTCTGCAGGGACTCGGGGTTCGCTACTTCCGGTTTAAAGAGCTGCTGGAGCAACTGCAGCTGGCTCAGGCTGATGGCAGCTATCGAAAGCTGATGGTTCAGTTGAGAAACACGCCGCTTCTGATCCTCGATGACTGGGGACTGGAGTCGCTGAATGCGCTTCAGCGTAGCGATCTACTGGAGTTAATCGATGCTCGCCATGGTCACGGAGCCACACTGATCGGCAGCCAGCTTCCGCTGGAGCACTGGCACACAATGATCGGTGAATCAACCCATGCGGATGCGATCCTGGATCGTCTGGTTCATGGAGCGATCCGTGTAGAATTATGCGGAGAATCGATGAGAAAAATCACCGCAGAGTTGACGGATGCCGATCACTCAGGGTAA
- a CDS encoding glycoside hydrolase family 2 TIM barrel-domain containing protein: MRYATKKITLATAVLTLLSSGIAQAASSAPYSDVTIPKIDAIVSNFSIQVQLPSSWKLDQKQNPITYTLQGEKNGSWSNIFGTGAQANTQITLPVVGGSASPKSVHVVVPKFSTAGYSDYRLLFMVKVSTDHHYQMLGTIPLQSGQVSNNGSVAGNIYTLEWQNGAPQQLNPTGGINALTTSTHPPKIAVDPQTKHKILMVWSETKGDYEPFFIRGMDYEPTPVGQLNESGSPITAPGESVHLADFNQTGGGQICSSLVGGPFGTPNKSYCFDSDMTGPMHQYLNNTSLAGAAEHNALLKQRWERDFKMMKAMGVNTIRIYHIDPLVRNMTDFLNLAHSYGIYTIMPAPAPNPSQTFEGSPLTGHLLSWEQMREPNSGQPWSALMQLELAKYAANSDILAWTVGNETEADEPTNPVAKSAAKVEWTLAKTIKQFDPNLLVTSTNQDHYNSVDNFKSYYDVFKKEGVEAILIFTL; encoded by the coding sequence ATGAGATATGCAACTAAAAAAATTACGCTAGCCACAGCGGTACTGACTTTGCTCAGTTCAGGTATCGCTCAGGCTGCAAGCTCTGCTCCATACTCAGATGTAACTATTCCAAAAATAGATGCCATAGTATCGAATTTTAGTATTCAGGTTCAGTTACCTTCTTCCTGGAAATTAGATCAGAAACAAAACCCGATCACCTACACTCTTCAGGGCGAAAAAAATGGTAGCTGGAGCAATATTTTTGGTACTGGAGCACAGGCAAATACTCAGATAACTCTCCCTGTGGTGGGGGGGAGTGCTTCGCCCAAGTCTGTTCACGTGGTTGTCCCTAAGTTTTCAACGGCTGGTTATTCTGATTACCGCTTGTTATTTATGGTCAAGGTTAGCACAGATCATCATTACCAGATGCTGGGTACGATTCCATTACAAAGTGGACAAGTGAGTAATAACGGATCTGTTGCTGGAAACATCTATACATTGGAGTGGCAAAATGGTGCGCCACAGCAGCTTAATCCGACTGGAGGAATCAATGCACTAACCACATCAACTCATCCGCCTAAAATTGCTGTTGACCCTCAAACGAAACATAAAATCCTGATGGTATGGAGTGAGACTAAGGGAGATTATGAGCCATTCTTTATTCGAGGGATGGACTATGAGCCGACGCCGGTGGGGCAGCTGAATGAGAGTGGCTCACCCATTACAGCTCCTGGTGAATCCGTTCACCTGGCTGATTTTAACCAAACAGGTGGTGGACAAATATGCTCATCTTTAGTGGGTGGACCCTTTGGTACTCCGAATAAGTCTTACTGCTTTGATAGCGATATGACAGGCCCGATGCACCAATACCTGAATAATACATCGCTAGCTGGTGCAGCAGAGCATAATGCCCTCCTTAAGCAAAGATGGGAAAGAGACTTTAAAATGATGAAGGCGATGGGAGTCAATACTATTCGGATTTATCATATTGACCCCCTGGTTCGGAATATGACCGATTTTCTGAACCTTGCTCATAGCTATGGAATCTATACCATAATGCCTGCGCCTGCTCCAAATCCTTCACAAACATTTGAAGGGAGCCCGTTAACAGGACATCTTCTGAGCTGGGAGCAAATGAGGGAGCCTAATAGTGGTCAGCCCTGGTCTGCCCTCATGCAGTTAGAGTTGGCGAAGTACGCAGCGAATTCGGATATCCTTGCCTGGACTGTGGGTAATGAAACAGAAGCGGATGAGCCTACTAACCCTGTGGCAAAATCAGCTGCAAAGGTTGAATGGACGCTGGCGAAAACCATAAAGCAGTTTGATCCGAATTTGCTGGTCACATCAACGAACCAGGATCACTATAATAGTGTTGACAACTTCAAGAGCTATTATGATGTCTTTAAAAAAGAGGGGGTGGAAGCTATCTTGATTTTTACTCTGTGA
- a CDS encoding IS4 family transposase has protein sequence MQISPHDPQRWAQHIFGSAQLGDVRRTARLVTLASHCGRHVGKSLAASCEGDDALLEGSYRFIRNPKVEPMKIRQAGFERTVEIAQDIPELLALEDTSSLSYKHQAASKLGKLGKKEDKSRGFWVHSQLLLNARTQQTIGLVHQEWWLRPDNPEDADEKESGKWPDASALCRHRMGALMSRVITVCDREADIFDYLKDKKEHQERFIVRAKHMRKVEESGLPLDEHLRSQASLGGYELHIPQKGMVDKHGKRKNRPTRKARLQVFSSSLTLTQGGRTLTLNAVLAEELGQPNGAEPIRWLLLTSEPVSTLEEALKVIQSYTARWRVEDFHKAWKSGAGVEELRMGSVDNLERMASILGFSAVRLMQLRESFTLPLSLKKLGLIKEAKEVSQISASRVLTGEEIKLLILLRNKKQTFEPSLEWAYQEIAKLGGFNDTKRSGIAGWDTLWEGWNRLQDYLRGFMVAREAMTSGLEI, from the coding sequence ATGCAGATTTCTCCCCATGATCCCCAACGCTGGGCCCAGCACATCTTTGGTTCGGCACAGCTTGGAGACGTGCGGCGTACAGCCCGGTTAGTCACACTCGCCAGCCATTGTGGTAGACATGTGGGGAAATCTTTGGCCGCTTCCTGTGAGGGTGACGATGCCCTGCTTGAAGGCAGCTATCGCTTTATCCGTAATCCAAAGGTCGAACCAATGAAAATACGTCAGGCTGGTTTTGAAAGGACAGTTGAGATAGCCCAGGATATTCCCGAACTCCTGGCTCTGGAGGACACCTCTTCATTAAGTTACAAGCACCAAGCCGCTTCGAAGCTGGGGAAATTAGGAAAGAAGGAGGATAAATCAAGAGGATTCTGGGTGCATTCCCAGTTACTACTCAATGCCCGAACGCAGCAAACGATAGGGTTGGTTCATCAGGAGTGGTGGTTGCGGCCGGATAACCCTGAGGATGCAGACGAGAAAGAGAGTGGTAAGTGGCCCGATGCGTCAGCCCTTTGCCGACACAGGATGGGAGCGCTGATGTCCCGGGTGATCACCGTTTGTGATCGAGAAGCAGATATCTTTGACTATCTCAAGGATAAGAAGGAGCACCAAGAAAGATTTATCGTGCGGGCAAAGCATATGCGCAAAGTGGAAGAGTCCGGACTCCCTTTAGATGAACATCTGCGCTCCCAAGCTTCCCTGGGCGGATATGAGCTTCATATCCCTCAAAAAGGGATGGTAGATAAGCATGGGAAACGGAAGAATCGGCCGACTCGCAAGGCGAGGCTACAAGTCTTTAGCAGCTCATTGACCCTCACTCAGGGGGGCAGAACTCTCACCCTCAACGCAGTACTGGCTGAAGAGCTGGGTCAGCCTAATGGTGCAGAGCCGATCCGCTGGCTTCTGCTGACCAGCGAGCCAGTTTCAACTCTGGAAGAGGCCCTGAAAGTTATCCAGAGCTACACGGCCAGATGGCGAGTGGAGGATTTCCACAAAGCCTGGAAATCCGGTGCAGGTGTAGAAGAGCTAAGAATGGGGTCGGTAGACAATCTGGAGCGAATGGCGTCGATACTTGGCTTTTCAGCGGTTCGGCTGATGCAGTTGCGGGAGAGTTTTACCTTGCCACTCAGCCTGAAGAAGCTGGGCCTGATTAAAGAGGCGAAGGAGGTCAGTCAGATAAGTGCGTCACGAGTGCTTACCGGAGAAGAGATTAAGCTCTTGATCTTGCTGCGCAATAAGAAGCAAACGTTCGAACCGAGTTTGGAGTGGGCTTACCAGGAGATTGCAAAGCTGGGAGGGTTCAATGATACCAAACGAAGCGGGATCGCAGGCTGGGATACTCTCTGGGAAGGTTGGAATCGACTTCAGGATTATCTTCGAGGATTTATGGTTGCCAGAGAGGCTATGACTTCAGGCTTGGAGATCTGA
- a CDS encoding HD domain-containing phosphohydrolase yields the protein MQANIGIETTEWLSVYDAIRCPMFVHDRQLRIRRANHSYAKLAGVKLSEILGQEYWKVFPKGAAPHNKVLRQSHHHYREYCEDLIHDERVYRTTNVPIRDKDGEYQYSVWLIEDITEKHQSQNQLCQMSRALRVLARTSELLLKNTLCGNRELPNLICEIATVECELAGSWIGLNPRRTNESELQVTGSHGFDIRDLKKLLFTPQGKLDEGCPATSALTTGLNALQQLEHSTLVGELQHFLWGQGVRSILAIPIRSTESPELLGVIVYLSRSSSFFSPDNIELLEGVARNYALADSIISLRQQQQHFTHCLEKSAREVRNSLLQLIKMLSKTIEYRDPYTYGHQARVASLARAIAEKMGLPQPEQEGIFLGAMIHDIGKIALPTEILSKPSKLSDTEFALIREHCSLGADIVAKTQTPWPLEEIISCHHEWINGQGYPKGLKGDEIPLCARIVTVADVVEAVATHRPYRPALGIKAGLYQIQTHSGTRFDPTVVDACLEVFKEGYRFPNTGTLV from the coding sequence ATGCAGGCAAACATAGGGATAGAAACAACTGAATGGCTGTCGGTCTATGATGCGATCCGCTGCCCGATGTTTGTCCATGACAGGCAACTTAGGATCCGCCGGGCCAACCACTCTTATGCGAAGCTTGCCGGGGTGAAACTCAGTGAGATACTCGGCCAGGAGTATTGGAAAGTCTTTCCCAAAGGTGCGGCCCCTCACAATAAAGTCCTGCGCCAGAGCCACCACCACTATCGTGAATACTGTGAAGATCTGATCCATGACGAGCGGGTCTATCGCACCACTAATGTACCGATCCGGGATAAGGATGGTGAGTACCAGTATTCGGTCTGGCTGATCGAAGATATCACGGAGAAGCATCAAAGCCAGAACCAGCTGTGTCAGATGTCACGCGCGCTACGGGTTCTGGCGCGCACCAGTGAGCTATTGCTAAAAAACACCCTCTGTGGCAATCGTGAGCTTCCCAACCTTATCTGCGAAATCGCAACCGTTGAGTGTGAGCTGGCGGGAAGTTGGATTGGGCTCAATCCTCGCAGGACGAATGAAAGTGAACTGCAGGTCACTGGCAGCCATGGCTTTGATATCCGGGATCTCAAAAAGTTGCTGTTTACTCCACAGGGTAAGCTGGATGAAGGCTGCCCGGCAACCTCTGCCCTCACTACCGGACTCAATGCTCTGCAGCAGCTTGAGCACTCCACTCTTGTGGGCGAGTTACAGCATTTTTTATGGGGTCAGGGTGTGCGATCTATCCTCGCGATCCCAATCCGCTCGACCGAGTCTCCCGAGCTGCTTGGGGTCATAGTCTACCTCTCCCGCTCCAGCAGTTTTTTCAGCCCGGACAACATTGAACTTCTGGAGGGGGTCGCCCGTAACTATGCCCTAGCCGACAGCATCATCAGCCTTCGTCAGCAACAGCAACACTTTACCCATTGCCTGGAAAAAAGCGCCCGGGAGGTGCGAAACTCGCTGCTGCAACTCATCAAAATGCTCTCCAAAACCATCGAATACCGGGATCCTTACACCTATGGTCATCAGGCCCGGGTCGCCTCCCTGGCCCGAGCTATCGCTGAAAAGATGGGACTGCCACAACCGGAGCAGGAGGGGATCTTCCTCGGAGCCATGATCCATGATATCGGAAAAATAGCCCTTCCCACTGAGATCCTCTCTAAACCATCCAAACTCAGTGATACAGAGTTTGCACTGATCCGCGAACACTGCTCCCTGGGAGCCGACATAGTCGCTAAAACCCAAACGCCCTGGCCTTTGGAGGAGATCATCAGCTGCCACCATGAATGGATCAATGGCCAGGGGTATCCGAAGGGCCTGAAAGGAGACGAGATCCCTCTTTGTGCTCGAATCGTCACAGTCGCCGATGTGGTTGAGGCGGTCGCCACCCACAGGCCCTATCGACCGGCCCTTGGGATCAAGGCTGGCCTCTACCAGATCCAGACCCATAGCGGAACTCGCTTTGATCCCACAGTAGTTGATGCCTGCCTTGAGGTATTTAAAGAGGGCTATCGATTCCCTAACACAGGAACCCTGGTTTAA
- the ygfK gene encoding putative selenate reductase subunit YgfK — protein sequence MGDIMRPVPFGALIDRVFSEYRASRSIFGIPEKQFYHKPNETKLSIFGESCNTPVGPAAGPHTQLAQNIISSWLTGGRFIELKTVQKLDTLEIAKPCIDAEDECFNTEWSTEFTLPKAHDEYLKAWVILHLLETLFDPVSGEEKSFIFNMSAGYDLAGIKTQKMQTFLDDMMDSSQHPKFAAYIGELRRLVNDEAFINDIGAGNRAAQLRELPDRISPKIARSMTLSTMHGCPPDEIEAICRYMLCERQINTFVKLNPTLLGYERVRSILDQCGFGYVTLDPHAFEADLKYPDATAMLRRLLEAAKQHGVQFGVKLSNTLGTVNTKGVLPDKEMYMSGRALYPLTINVAAKLAREFAGKLDISYSGGACKLNIESIFATGIRPITMATDLLKPGGYLRMKDCAELLDTSRAWQRETLDIEALEKLAAEALEVDYTQKEWRGPETISVDDPLPMTDCYVAPCQHACAIHQDIPEYIRLVGQGRYKEALEVIYSRNALPSITGHICDHQCQYNCTRRDYEGALNIRELKRIALAQGWDQYLAQWQHPKLHREARVAVIGAGPAGLSAGYFLARSGFPVTIFEREANAGGVVKNVIPHFRIPAEAISHDIEFVRQHGVNFEFGCDPALTADKLKAQGFKYVILGVGAEKGNRMRLAGDNQQVFESLDFLARFNQGEQLELGRHVAVVGAGNTAMDSARAALKAPGVEKVTIVYRRTENEMPAYQEEYELALADGVQFHFLTNPESFSKDGTLLCRMMELGEPDEQGRRRPVPTDRTGTLQVDSVITAIGEQADSSVLQRMGAPLGDDGWALVDPESCETPVENLFLVGDANTGPSSIVSAMGQARKAANTISEREQVEEHSGPEFEAVDIEAIYQRKGVIPVQLVDGSDIDAFRAQEAQRCLECNYVCSKCTDVCPNRANVTLAMPGFANPFQIIHLDAYCNECGNCAQFCPWEGRPYQDKLTIFSLDEDFSNSSNPGFLLQEGSLKLRHQQEIYNLPLDGKGRVAEVPAGLEEICTMANFIIENHGYLLGEVEV from the coding sequence ATGGGTGATATCATGCGTCCCGTACCATTCGGCGCACTCATCGATAGAGTCTTTAGTGAGTACCGTGCCAGCCGCTCCATCTTCGGGATCCCCGAAAAGCAGTTCTACCACAAGCCCAACGAGACCAAGCTTTCTATCTTTGGTGAGTCCTGTAACACACCGGTTGGTCCGGCGGCAGGCCCCCATACCCAGCTCGCGCAGAACATCATCAGCTCCTGGTTGACCGGGGGGCGTTTCATTGAACTTAAGACGGTTCAGAAGCTTGATACCCTGGAGATCGCCAAGCCCTGTATCGATGCCGAGGATGAGTGTTTCAACACCGAGTGGTCGACCGAGTTTACCCTGCCCAAGGCTCATGATGAGTACCTTAAGGCCTGGGTGATTCTGCATCTATTAGAGACTCTGTTTGATCCGGTATCGGGCGAAGAGAAGTCGTTTATTTTTAACATGAGCGCCGGTTATGATCTGGCCGGGATCAAGACCCAAAAGATGCAGACCTTCCTGGATGACATGATGGACTCGAGTCAGCATCCAAAGTTTGCCGCCTACATTGGTGAGTTGCGTCGCCTAGTCAATGATGAAGCCTTTATCAACGACATCGGCGCCGGGAACAGAGCCGCACAGCTGCGTGAGTTGCCGGATCGGATCTCGCCTAAGATCGCCCGCTCCATGACATTATCGACCATGCATGGCTGTCCACCCGATGAGATTGAGGCGATCTGCCGCTACATGCTGTGTGAGCGGCAGATCAATACCTTTGTGAAGCTTAATCCAACCCTGCTCGGCTATGAGCGGGTGCGCTCTATTCTGGATCAATGTGGGTTTGGCTATGTGACCCTGGATCCCCATGCCTTTGAGGCGGATCTCAAGTATCCCGATGCGACGGCCATGTTGCGTCGTCTGCTGGAGGCGGCTAAACAACATGGGGTTCAGTTCGGGGTTAAGCTCTCCAATACCCTGGGAACCGTCAATACCAAGGGGGTGCTTCCCGACAAAGAGATGTATATGTCCGGGCGTGCTCTCTATCCGCTGACCATTAATGTTGCCGCTAAGCTTGCCCGTGAATTTGCCGGTAAGCTGGATATCTCCTACTCGGGAGGCGCCTGCAAACTCAACATTGAATCCATTTTTGCCACGGGGATCCGCCCCATCACCATGGCTACCGATCTTCTCAAGCCCGGCGGCTACCTGCGGATGAAAGATTGCGCCGAGCTTCTGGATACCAGCAGGGCCTGGCAGCGCGAGACCCTGGATATTGAGGCACTGGAGAAACTGGCTGCCGAGGCGTTGGAGGTGGATTATACCCAGAAAGAGTGGCGCGGACCTGAGACCATTTCGGTGGATGATCCTTTGCCGATGACCGACTGTTATGTGGCGCCTTGTCAGCATGCCTGTGCCATTCATCAGGATATTCCTGAGTATATTCGCCTGGTCGGACAGGGGCGCTACAAAGAGGCTCTGGAGGTGATCTATAGCCGGAACGCCCTGCCTTCCATTACCGGGCATATCTGTGATCATCAGTGTCAGTACAACTGTACCCGCCGTGACTATGAAGGGGCCCTGAATATCCGGGAGCTCAAGAGAATCGCTCTGGCCCAGGGGTGGGATCAGTACCTGGCACAGTGGCAGCACCCCAAGCTTCATCGCGAGGCGCGGGTGGCCGTGATTGGTGCGGGGCCTGCGGGATTGTCAGCAGGGTACTTCCTGGCGCGCAGTGGTTTCCCAGTCACCATCTTTGAGCGGGAGGCCAACGCCGGAGGCGTGGTGAAAAATGTGATCCCTCATTTTAGGATCCCGGCTGAGGCGATTAGCCATGACATCGAGTTTGTGCGTCAGCATGGGGTTAACTTTGAGTTTGGCTGTGATCCGGCTCTGACCGCCGATAAGCTCAAAGCTCAGGGGTTTAAGTATGTGATCCTCGGGGTAGGCGCCGAGAAGGGGAATCGGATGCGTCTTGCCGGTGATAATCAGCAGGTGTTTGAGTCACTCGATTTCCTGGCCCGCTTTAATCAGGGTGAGCAGCTGGAGTTGGGGCGGCATGTGGCGGTGGTTGGCGCCGGCAATACCGCGATGGATAGCGCTCGTGCGGCTCTTAAAGCACCCGGGGTGGAGAAGGTGACCATAGTGTATCGGCGCACCGAAAATGAGATGCCCGCCTATCAGGAGGAGTATGAGCTGGCACTGGCCGATGGAGTTCAGTTCCATTTTCTGACCAACCCAGAGTCCTTTAGTAAGGATGGCACCCTGCTGTGCCGGATGATGGAGCTCGGGGAGCCCGATGAACAGGGGCGCAGGCGTCCGGTTCCCACGGATCGCACCGGCACCCTGCAGGTTGACTCAGTGATCACCGCGATCGGTGAGCAGGCCGACTCCAGCGTATTGCAGCGGATGGGGGCTCCCTTAGGTGATGATGGCTGGGCGCTGGTGGACCCCGAAAGCTGCGAAACACCGGTCGAGAACCTGTTTTTGGTCGGCGATGCCAATACCGGACCCTCGTCGATCGTCAGTGCCATGGGGCAGGCGCGCAAGGCGGCCAATACCATTAGTGAGCGTGAGCAGGTCGAGGAGCACAGTGGTCCCGAGTTTGAAGCGGTGGATATCGAAGCCATCTATCAGCGTAAAGGGGTGATCCCGGTCCAGCTGGTGGACGGCAGTGATATCGATGCCTTCCGGGCCCAGGAGGCGCAGCGCTGTCTGGAGTGCAACTATGTGTGCAGTAAGTGCACGGATGTTTGCCCCAACCGGGCCAATGTCACCCTGGCGATGCCTGGTTTTGCCAATCCCTTCCAGATCATCCACCTGGATGCTTACTGTAACGAGTGTGGCAACTGTGCTCAGTTCTGTCCGTGGGAGGGGCGGCCCTATCAGGACAAGCTGACCATCTTCAGCCTGGACGAAGATTTTAGTAACAGCAGTAACCCGGGATTCCTGCTCCAGGAAGGCTCACTTAAGCTGCGCCATCAGCAGGAGATCTACAATCTGCCACTGGACGGAAAAGGCAGGGTGGCTGAGGTACCGGCTGGTCTCGAAGAGATCTGCACGATGGCGAACTTTATCATCGAAAATCATGGTTATCTGTTGGGTGAGGTAGAGGTATGA